The Candidatus Dormiibacterota bacterium genome has a window encoding:
- a CDS encoding metal-dependent hydrolase yields the protein MTTESVWMSVGLVVALAASSAVQGQTKKGEAGGGKEIKVTWLGHAAFEVVSPGGTHLLIDPFLRQNPSTPEDYKDLSRYKPAAILVSHSHSDHSADAAEIAKASGAAVVGTFDYVKGLGLPDAQTKGGNVGGTFTFGDVKVNLVPAMHSSEPGGRPLGFVLTFSDGRTLYHTGDTWIFGDMALIQELYRPSIILLNVGGGPYTEDPKTAALAIRKYFTPVAIVPMHFATFPGLSSEADVRAAFKDDRRLQVLKPGETRSF from the coding sequence ATGACCACCGAAAGTGTCTGGATGTCCGTGGGCCTGGTCGTGGCGCTGGCGGCGTCCTCCGCCGTCCAGGGGCAGACGAAGAAGGGCGAGGCCGGAGGCGGGAAGGAGATCAAGGTGACCTGGCTGGGTCACGCCGCCTTCGAGGTCGTGTCGCCGGGCGGCACGCACCTTCTGATCGACCCGTTCCTCAGGCAGAACCCCTCAACACCTGAGGACTACAAGGACCTGTCGCGCTACAAGCCGGCGGCGATCCTGGTCAGCCACTCGCACTCCGACCACTCCGCGGACGCGGCCGAGATCGCGAAGGCGAGCGGGGCGGCGGTCGTCGGGACCTTCGATTACGTCAAGGGCCTGGGTCTGCCCGACGCCCAGACCAAGGGGGGAAACGTCGGGGGCACGTTCACCTTCGGCGACGTGAAGGTGAACCTCGTCCCGGCGATGCACTCAAGCGAACCGGGCGGCCGGCCGCTGGGGTTCGTCCTGACGTTTTCCGACGGACGGACGCTGTATCACACGGGCGACACCTGGATCTTCGGGGACATGGCCCTCATCCAGGAGCTGTACCGGCCGAGTATCATCCTATTGAACGTCGGGGGCGGTCCCTACACGGAGGACCCGAAGACCGCGGCGCTCGCGATCCGGAAATACTTCACGCCGGTGGCGATCGTGCCGATGCACTTCGCGACGTTTCCCGGCCTGTCGAGCGAGGCGGACGTGCGCGCCGCCTTCAAGGACGACAGGCGGCTCCAGGTCCTGAAACCGGGGGAGACGCGGTCGTTCTGA
- a CDS encoding GNAT family N-acetyltransferase: MNDRPAIEPLRPDDWETVRGIYLEGISTGHATFETQAPAWEKWDSDHLCAARLVARDGPAILGWAALSPVSGRCVYAGVAEVSVYVAESARGRGVGRALLEALVRASEDEGIWTLQAGIFPENVASLAAHRRCGFRDVGRRERLGRLGGAWRDVLLLERRSPRVGTD, translated from the coding sequence GTGAACGACCGGCCCGCCATCGAGCCTCTCCGTCCCGACGACTGGGAGACGGTCCGGGGCATCTACCTCGAGGGGATATCGACGGGACATGCGACGTTCGAGACCCAGGCTCCGGCGTGGGAAAAGTGGGACAGCGATCATCTGTGCGCGGCGCGTCTGGTGGCGCGGGACGGCCCGGCGATTCTCGGCTGGGCCGCGCTCAGCCCCGTGTCCGGCCGCTGCGTCTACGCCGGGGTGGCCGAGGTCAGCGTCTACGTCGCGGAGTCGGCCCGCGGCCGAGGCGTCGGGCGGGCTCTCCTCGAGGCGCTCGTCAGGGCCTCGGAGGATGAAGGGATCTGGACGCTGCAGGCCGGAATCTTCCCGGAGAACGTCGCGAGCCTCGCGGCGCACCGCCGCTGCGGATTTCGCGACGTCGGGAGGCGGGAGCGACTGGGGAGGCTCGGAGGGGCCTGGCGCGACGTCCTCCTTCTGGAGCGCCGCAGTCCGAGGGTCGGCACCGACTGA
- a CDS encoding YbjQ family protein, protein MRQSMTTTAFTLEGFKVHTTLGVVRGITVRSRSVIGTIGASLQTIVGGNISLFTELCEKARAEAFQQMLQHAEALGANAVIGIRYDANEVMQGVTEVLCYGTAVVVEPQS, encoded by the coding sequence ATGCGACAGTCGATGACCACGACCGCGTTCACTCTCGAGGGCTTCAAGGTCCATACGACTCTGGGTGTCGTGCGGGGGATCACGGTCCGCTCCCGCTCGGTCATCGGCACGATCGGCGCGTCGCTGCAGACGATCGTCGGCGGCAACATCTCCCTGTTCACGGAGCTGTGCGAGAAGGCGCGTGCCGAAGCCTTCCAGCAGATGCTGCAGCACGCCGAGGCTCTCGGCGCGAACGCCGTCATCGGCATCCGGTACGATGCCAACGAGGTGATGCAGGGGGTGACCGAGGTCCTGTGCTACGGGACGGCGGTGGTCGTGGAGCCGCAGTCGTGA
- a CDS encoding putative glycolipid-binding domain-containing protein, whose product MAVAREARGAGVASTRGPRFSAARARSQPATGEPAVPGADGAGTALTDLDGCIDLDIAATPFTNTLPIRRLGLRPGGAADVEVVYIAVPDLRVSRVRQRYCCLRAEKGCGVYLYENLQNGFRAELPVDADGLVLDYPEQWRRRGPGRTTT is encoded by the coding sequence GTGGCGGTCGCCAGGGAGGCGCGGGGGGCGGGTGTGGCCTCGACGCGCGGGCCGCGGTTCTCCGCTGCTCGCGCTCGAAGTCAACCTGCGACCGGAGAACCGGCCGTCCCTGGGGCAGACGGCGCGGGTACGGCCCTGACCGACCTGGACGGATGCATCGATCTGGACATTGCGGCGACTCCGTTCACGAACACCCTGCCGATTCGGCGGCTGGGCCTGCGACCCGGCGGGGCGGCCGATGTCGAAGTCGTCTACATCGCCGTTCCGGATCTCCGGGTCTCCCGCGTGAGACAGCGCTATTGCTGCCTGCGTGCGGAGAAGGGGTGCGGCGTCTACCTTTACGAGAATCTACAGAACGGCTTCCGGGCCGAGCTGCCGGTCGACGCCGACGGACTCGTCCTCGATTACCCAGAACAGTGGCGCCGGCGCGGGCCGGGCCGGACGACCACGTGA
- a CDS encoding cytochrome c oxidase assembly factor Coa1 family protein, protein MTGLFPPSVPGNRQRPGDTWLKRATTGALVFGVVAFARLFLSVFFRGFKSSQVYKEAVAKARSNSEVRRELGEPVRPGWWVNGSLRVSGPSGIARFSTPLHGPAGRAMLHVQAQKVASRWRFEVLEVAVEGRSERIRLLEGGAQGQEFLVRA, encoded by the coding sequence ATGACCGGGTTGTTTCCACCGTCGGTGCCGGGGAATCGGCAACGGCCGGGCGACACGTGGCTCAAACGCGCCACCACGGGGGCGCTGGTCTTTGGCGTGGTGGCGTTCGCGCGTCTTTTCCTGTCGGTGTTCTTTCGCGGATTCAAGTCATCGCAGGTCTACAAGGAAGCGGTGGCCAAAGCGAGGTCGAACTCGGAAGTGCGAAGGGAGCTCGGTGAGCCTGTCCGTCCTGGGTGGTGGGTGAACGGCAGTTTGAGAGTGAGCGGTCCGTCCGGTATCGCGAGATTCTCGACGCCGCTGCACGGACCGGCGGGCCGGGCCATGCTGCACGTGCAGGCGCAGAAGGTCGCGAGCCGGTGGCGCTTCGAGGTCCTGGAGGTCGCGGTGGAGGGGAGGAGCGAGCGTATCCGTCTCCTCGAGGGCGGGGCCCAGGGACAGGAGTTTCTCGTTCGCGCATGA
- a CDS encoding MmcQ/YjbR family DNA-binding protein — protein MTYEKVRDIALALPGVEKGVSYGTQALKVRGKFLARLREDGESLVVRVEFPVREALLQEDPTTFYITDHYLHYPAILIRLAKVHPRKVRQILEHAWRAVAPKRLVQARDGGGGG, from the coding sequence GTGACCTATGAAAAGGTCCGCGACATCGCGCTTGCCCTTCCTGGGGTTGAAAAGGGAGTCTCGTATGGGACACAGGCCTTGAAGGTCCGTGGAAAATTTCTCGCGCGGCTCCGCGAGGACGGCGAGTCGCTGGTCGTCCGGGTCGAATTCCCCGTGCGTGAGGCGCTCCTGCAGGAAGATCCGACGACGTTCTACATCACCGATCACTACTTGCACTACCCGGCCATACTGATCAGGTTGGCCAAGGTCCATCCGCGCAAGGTGCGGCAGATTCTTGAACACGCGTGGCGGGCGGTCGCGCCGAAGCGCCTTGTGCAGGCCCGCGACGGCGGGGGTGGGGGATGA
- a CDS encoding VOC family protein yields the protein MSNSRFTPEGWHTVTPRIVVEGAERLVEFLKQVFGATGDYRPDRPAVITIGDSIVMVSEAGTRDPMPAFLYVYVDDVEGTYRRALRAGARALEEPTDTPYGDRRGMVQDEWGNTWQIATHAVTDGTIPGAQS from the coding sequence GTGAGCAACTCCCGCTTCACCCCTGAAGGCTGGCATACCGTGACTCCAAGAATCGTCGTGGAGGGTGCGGAACGGCTCGTCGAATTCCTCAAGCAGGTGTTCGGGGCAACGGGAGACTATCGGCCCGATCGACCCGCCGTGATCACGATCGGTGACTCGATCGTCATGGTCAGCGAGGCCGGGACCCGCGACCCGATGCCCGCCTTCCTCTACGTCTATGTCGACGACGTCGAGGGAACCTATCGGCGGGCCCTCCGGGCCGGCGCTCGTGCCCTCGAAGAGCCAACTGACACGCCCTATGGCGATCGTCGCGGCATGGTGCAGGATGAATGGGGCAACACCTGGCAAATCGCCACCCACGCCGTCACAGATGGAACAATCCCGGGGGCTCAATCATGA
- a CDS encoding DUF4440 domain-containing protein gives MTVLLPLLSVTLPAPLARVLSDYELAWRNKDADALAALFAEDGFVLSSGVPPVRGRLQIQKQYTGKGGPLALRALAFAAEGSVAYIIGGFAREKGEPDIGKFTLTLRKGADGRWLIMSDMDNGNSRP, from the coding sequence ATGACCGTATTGCTGCCGTTGCTGAGCGTCACGCTGCCCGCGCCGTTGGCACGCGTGCTTTCCGATTACGAGCTCGCCTGGCGGAACAAGGATGCCGACGCGCTTGCCGCGCTCTTCGCCGAGGACGGGTTCGTCCTCTCCAGCGGGGTTCCTCCAGTCAGGGGTCGCCTTCAGATCCAGAAGCAATATACAGGCAAAGGTGGGCCGCTTGCGCTGCGTGCCCTGGCCTTCGCGGCAGAGGGTTCGGTGGCCTATATCATCGGGGGCTTTGCGAGGGAGAAGGGGGAGCCCGACATCGGGAAGTTCACGCTCACACTTCGCAAGGGTGCCGACGGTCGCTGGCTGATCATGTCCGATATGGACAACGGCAATTCTCGGCCCTAG
- a CDS encoding MmcQ/YjbR family DNA-binding protein, translating to MLIIMKSADRMLEKLRDLCLSLPGVSEVEAWGHPNFRVGKKTFAVFEFYRGRPSIAVKAADGVQPLLIDEVRFFRTPYIGNRGWVSAWVDREVDWRLLKDLVERSYSLNAPRSRPKRSSARTR from the coding sequence GTGCTGATCATCATGAAATCGGCAGACCGGATGCTCGAAAAACTTCGTGACCTGTGCCTGTCGCTCCCCGGGGTCTCTGAAGTCGAGGCCTGGGGGCATCCCAATTTTCGGGTCGGGAAGAAAACCTTCGCTGTGTTCGAGTTCTACCGTGGCCGCCCTTCTATCGCGGTGAAAGCGGCGGATGGTGTCCAGCCGCTCTTGATCGACGAGGTTCGATTCTTTCGCACCCCCTACATCGGCAACCGTGGCTGGGTCAGCGCCTGGGTGGATCGCGAGGTGGACTGGCGCTTGTTGAAAGACTTGGTCGAACGGAGCTACAGCCTCAACGCTCCCAGGAGCCGGCCGAAACGATCGTCGGCTCGAACGAGGTAG